A single Deltaproteobacteria bacterium DNA region contains:
- the hisB gene encoding imidazoleglycerol-phosphate dehydratase HisB, with amino-acid sequence MAERTASVQRKTKETEVSVVLVLGGAGKSRLETSIGFLDHMLDLFATHGRFDLEVRARGDLQVDQHHTVEDVGICLGQAFKEALGDRRGIGRYGQQAVPMDEALASVVVDLSNRPYLVYRVPELAERVGDFETQLVREFFYAFAQNAGATLHVNVLYGENSHHILEAVFKAWAHAMRKACRLEPGMGEVPSTKGVL; translated from the coding sequence GTGGCAGAGCGGACAGCAAGCGTGCAGCGCAAGACAAAGGAGACCGAAGTCTCGGTGGTGCTTGTTTTAGGCGGTGCCGGCAAGAGTCGCCTGGAGACCTCCATCGGCTTCCTGGACCACATGCTCGATCTTTTTGCCACCCATGGCCGATTTGACCTGGAAGTACGAGCTCGAGGAGATCTGCAGGTCGACCAACATCATACTGTAGAGGATGTGGGCATCTGTCTTGGACAGGCCTTCAAGGAAGCACTGGGAGATAGACGTGGTATAGGTCGCTATGGTCAACAAGCAGTTCCGATGGACGAGGCCCTGGCCTCGGTGGTCGTTGATCTGTCCAATCGTCCATACCTGGTGTATCGGGTCCCGGAGCTGGCGGAGAGGGTGGGTGATTTCGAGACGCAGTTGGTGCGAGAGTTTTTCTACGCCTTTGCCCAGAACGCCGGGGCCACCTTGCACGTCAATGTGCTATATGGAGAAAACAGCCATCACATCCTCGAGGCTGTCTTCAAGGCGTGGGCGCACGCCATGCGCAAGGCGTGCCGCCTGGAGCCCGGAATGGGAGAAGTGCCGTCCACTAAAGGTGTCTTGTAA
- a CDS encoding cytidylate kinase-like family protein has product MAVITISRKYASGGRKLGKLLSKNLNYAYVDKSHFQLVAERFHAKGKNWQPAEEHSGHTVSDIFFKFFSGLHIERIAAYDKTLVKDQQYQESLRDLLLAVAEKDNVVIVGRAAHFFLQDVPDCLHVRLAASFEWRRNYAHHTLGILPSRVARILEAKDRNHEWFLRTICGKKFGEPQLFHLTLSMDLIDLEKAAAFLAISIQYLLDSNTSGGMQPCQVTKAVKAAEDLK; this is encoded by the coding sequence GTGGCAGTAATCACAATCTCTCGCAAGTATGCCTCCGGGGGGAGAAAACTGGGGAAGCTTCTCTCCAAGAACCTCAACTACGCATACGTGGACAAGTCTCATTTTCAACTGGTGGCTGAGAGGTTTCACGCCAAAGGAAAAAATTGGCAACCAGCCGAAGAACATAGCGGCCACACCGTGTCTGACATATTCTTCAAGTTCTTCAGCGGGCTCCACATTGAACGCATTGCCGCCTATGACAAGACTCTGGTGAAAGATCAGCAGTATCAGGAATCACTCAGAGATCTCTTGCTGGCAGTGGCAGAAAAGGACAATGTGGTAATCGTAGGACGGGCGGCTCACTTCTTCCTGCAGGATGTACCTGACTGCCTGCACGTCCGCTTGGCCGCCTCTTTTGAGTGGCGCCGAAACTACGCCCACCATACTCTCGGCATCCTCCCTTCCCGGGTGGCCAGGATTCTCGAGGCCAAAGACAGAAATCACGAGTGGTTCCTGCGGACGATTTGCGGTAAGAAATTCGGTGAACCGCAGCTGTTTCACCTGACTTTGAGTATGGACCTCATTGATCTGGAAAAAGCTGCTGCATTTCTGGCAATCTCTATACAATACCTGCTTGATAGCAACACTTCCGGCGGCATGCAACCCTGCCAGGTGACCAAGGCAGTCAAAGCAGCTGAAGATTTAAAATAA
- a CDS encoding PilZ domain-containing protein: MNASPNKRQSPRVPVSFLVRCGLGGIDEMWGEAANLSTGGIGIGINHPLATREKLEVDFLLPEKRRTLSMKGEVVWCQFHYDSDSESRTLFTAGIKFLDLGQPERSLLEDCVLRLLQERQK, translated from the coding sequence ATGAATGCATCACCCAACAAACGGCAAAGTCCCAGGGTGCCGGTATCTTTTCTTGTACGGTGCGGTCTCGGTGGAATAGATGAAATGTGGGGGGAGGCTGCCAATCTGAGCACAGGCGGCATTGGCATCGGTATCAACCATCCGTTGGCTACTCGGGAAAAACTGGAAGTAGATTTTCTCTTGCCGGAAAAAAGACGTACCCTGAGCATGAAGGGGGAGGTTGTCTGGTGCCAGTTTCACTATGACAGCGACTCCGAGTCGAGAACTCTTTTTACTGCTGGCATCAAGTTCCTGGATCTCGGCCAACCGGAGCGCAGTTTGCTAGAGGATTGTGTCTTGCGATTGCTTCAAGAGAGACAAAAATAG
- a CDS encoding sigma-54-dependent Fis family transcriptional regulator, with translation MTSQEIYIIEDDDDLRDILETGLLTRYRVRSFANATTGLKAIRQHPPDLLLLDVMLPDINGIEVLREVRNIQPQTVVVMMTASGDLQTAVAAMKLGAYDYISKPINMDALDMSIQNAFEKIRLRKEVQALQETYLRENVPCFIGESNAIQGVMQVVDKVARAQYTPVLIVGETGTGKELIANAIHYKSPHFNGPFITLNCSAIPRELIESELFGYEKGAFTGAHTSGKQGLVEQAASGTLFLDEVGDLSIEAQAKLLRFLEEGEYYRVGGTKKLHIRTRVVSATNKDLETMTEEGLFRRDLYYRLAVIKLEIPSLNERREDIVPIAKHFLAEFNQKHDKSFRGFTREAEKGLREHVWKGNVRELRNVVERGVLIGEGSELSIEDLGIKSGASGGLLQEEGDAGQFPPLPENGIDLQALERHYMKEAYERAGGNETKAARLLGMTYYRYRYRRKKIKDF, from the coding sequence ATTACTTCACAGGAAATTTACATTATCGAAGATGATGACGATCTGCGAGATATCCTGGAAACTGGATTGCTGACGAGATATAGAGTGCGATCCTTTGCCAATGCCACCACCGGGCTGAAGGCAATACGGCAGCACCCTCCAGATCTATTGCTGCTCGATGTTATGCTGCCAGATATCAACGGCATCGAGGTACTCAGAGAGGTCAGAAATATACAGCCACAGACAGTTGTTGTCATGATGACAGCATCGGGCGATTTGCAGACTGCTGTGGCAGCTATGAAGTTAGGGGCTTACGACTACATCAGCAAGCCCATCAATATGGATGCCCTGGACATGAGCATCCAGAACGCCTTCGAAAAGATAAGACTGAGAAAAGAAGTACAGGCCCTGCAGGAAACCTACCTCCGGGAAAACGTTCCATGCTTTATTGGTGAAAGCAACGCTATTCAAGGGGTCATGCAGGTTGTGGACAAGGTGGCCAGGGCACAATATACCCCGGTGCTCATTGTCGGCGAAACAGGCACAGGCAAGGAGTTGATTGCCAATGCGATTCACTACAAGAGCCCACACTTCAACGGTCCTTTCATTACGCTGAACTGCTCAGCCATACCAAGAGAATTGATAGAGAGCGAACTTTTTGGTTATGAAAAGGGCGCTTTTACAGGCGCTCACACCTCGGGCAAGCAGGGGTTGGTGGAACAGGCTGCATCAGGCACCCTGTTTCTCGATGAAGTGGGGGACTTGAGTATTGAAGCACAGGCCAAACTGCTGCGTTTTCTCGAGGAAGGGGAATATTACCGGGTAGGGGGAACCAAAAAACTGCACATTCGCACCCGGGTTGTGTCAGCAACCAACAAAGACCTCGAGACCATGACCGAAGAAGGGCTGTTCAGGAGGGATCTCTACTATCGCCTTGCAGTAATCAAACTGGAAATTCCCTCCCTCAATGAGCGTCGGGAAGATATCGTCCCCATAGCGAAGCATTTTTTGGCAGAATTCAACCAGAAGCATGACAAGAGTTTTAGAGGCTTCACGAGAGAGGCCGAAAAGGGCTTGCGGGAACATGTCTGGAAAGGCAATGTCCGGGAATTGCGAAACGTAGTGGAGCGGGGTGTGCTGATCGGTGAGGGTTCTGAGTTGTCGATTGAGGATCTGGGGATCAAGAGTGGGGCATCAGGCGGTCTGCTGCAAGAAGAAGGAGATGCTGGGCAATTTCCACCTTTGCCTGAGAATGGCATAGACCTGCAGGCCCTGGAACGTCATTATATGAAGGAGGCCTATGAAAGAGCAGGCGGCAATGAGACAAAAGCTGCTCGACTTCTGGGTATGACCTACTATCGCTACCGATATCGCAGGAAAAAAATAAAAGATTTTTGA
- a CDS encoding tetratricopeptide repeat protein → MKRLEETVVKQVEMGREVDLEYGLLVISGLTRDEQFAEYEEKIGAVQQNFQRKLARRWPTAQPNRESSQIARTRLLFDYLWLSKPKRCNDSYLLTHVVDAQLDSNLQVTVGSCVGLTSLFTVLACREGLELTVMVSDSHIMNRLSVDNSVINIDNTDPLGFNCLIDTDRFREFPAIGLLACVINSRGYAKEKAGQLEAAMEDYNLAIRLNPEYAKPYNNRGSIKFKQIDYLGAIQDYELAIGLDPCFADAYYNRGLARAKLQDFQGARADLHRAVELDPDNEDAIQGREIIKRLSKAVTAPDQVY, encoded by the coding sequence GTGAAGAGGTTGGAGGAGACAGTTGTCAAACAAGTAGAAATGGGCAGGGAGGTGGATCTCGAATACGGTCTTCTGGTGATCAGCGGTTTGACAAGGGATGAGCAGTTTGCGGAGTATGAAGAAAAGATTGGCGCTGTACAGCAAAACTTTCAAAGAAAACTAGCACGGCGTTGGCCTACTGCCCAGCCAAACAGAGAGTCGTCCCAGATAGCCCGGACCAGGCTGCTGTTCGATTACCTGTGGTTGAGCAAACCAAAGAGATGTAACGACAGCTATTTACTCACCCATGTAGTGGACGCCCAGCTCGACTCCAATCTCCAGGTTACTGTGGGATCATGTGTGGGGCTCACTTCCCTGTTTACCGTGCTAGCCTGCCGAGAAGGACTTGAACTCACCGTAATGGTGAGTGACTCGCACATCATGAACCGTCTCAGCGTTGACAACTCTGTTATCAACATCGACAATACCGACCCTCTGGGCTTCAATTGTCTCATTGACACAGACAGATTTCGCGAGTTTCCTGCTATTGGGCTGCTGGCCTGCGTAATAAACAGCCGCGGCTATGCAAAAGAAAAAGCAGGGCAGCTCGAGGCAGCAATGGAAGACTACAACCTGGCCATTCGCCTCAATCCTGAGTATGCCAAGCCCTACAACAACCGCGGCAGTATAAAATTCAAGCAAATAGACTACCTTGGCGCCATCCAGGACTATGAGCTGGCAATTGGACTGGATCCTTGCTTTGCCGATGCCTACTACAACCGGGGTCTGGCCAGAGCGAAGTTGCAGGACTTTCAGGGGGCCCGCGCAGACCTGCACAGGGCAGTGGAGCTGGACCCTGACAATGAAGATGCCATACAGGGTCGAGAGATCATCAAAAGGTTGTCGAAGGCTGTCACAGCCCCAGATCAGGTTTATTGA
- a CDS encoding O-methyltransferase, which yields MTKTLGQLQKYFSQFVPDRDALLGQLEEEAGQQGIPIIGPVMGELLAILVCSTGARAIVELGTATGYSAIYLAKACRSYGGQVLTIERDPAMAARAEANFEAAGLTDSVEVKVGEASNIMAGLAPSFDLVFMDIDKQDYAEVLPHCHRLLRPGGLLIADNVSFEGARGFNETISSQNQWRAVHLLCFLPGHSPENDGISLAIRVE from the coding sequence ATGACAAAGACTCTTGGCCAATTGCAGAAGTACTTCAGCCAGTTTGTCCCGGACAGAGACGCCCTTCTCGGCCAGTTGGAAGAAGAGGCAGGGCAACAAGGCATCCCCATAATAGGACCGGTGATGGGAGAATTACTCGCTATTCTCGTCTGCTCTACCGGTGCTAGAGCTATTGTCGAGCTGGGAACTGCCACGGGCTATTCGGCCATCTATCTGGCCAAGGCATGTCGTAGTTATGGTGGACAAGTCCTTACTATCGAACGAGACCCGGCCATGGCCGCCCGCGCAGAGGCCAACTTCGAAGCGGCTGGTTTAACTGACAGCGTAGAGGTAAAGGTTGGGGAGGCATCCAATATAATGGCAGGTTTGGCTCCGAGCTTCGACCTCGTCTTTATGGACATTGACAAGCAGGATTACGCTGAGGTACTCCCTCATTGCCACCGCCTGCTCAGACCTGGAGGTCTGTTGATTGCGGACAATGTCTCCTTTGAAGGCGCCCGGGGCTTCAACGAAACAATATCATCTCAGAATCAATGGAGGGCGGTACACCTGCTGTGCTTCCTTCCCGGACATTCTCCGGAAAACGATGGTATCTCATTGGCCATAAGGGTGGAATGA
- a CDS encoding FHA domain-containing protein encodes MANNGILGRPFCCTARLATLARIVLFLFQCQQQNLGLVAPGEDGMEEVYQDKAIDYLNSLKVLGPKQFLALHPCPVLLENYRGLSSKSSLSLLKTVIGEVSGKIGLKSSGVAADRLLEARVIPVEKRETNSPEHLIFVGRSQKNDVVLLNKMVSKLHAYFARIPGRDSFQVVDMNSTNGTFVNGQRVMPSVKTTLEDEDEIAFGPETRMSFFSAAAFCELLQRLA; translated from the coding sequence ATGGCAAATAATGGTATACTCGGCAGACCATTCTGCTGTACTGCCAGACTGGCAACTTTGGCACGAATCGTGCTTTTTCTTTTTCAGTGTCAGCAGCAGAACCTCGGGCTGGTAGCTCCAGGGGAGGATGGCATGGAGGAAGTGTATCAGGACAAAGCTATCGACTACCTGAATAGCCTGAAAGTGCTTGGGCCGAAGCAGTTTCTTGCCTTGCATCCCTGCCCAGTCTTGCTGGAAAACTACCGGGGGCTGTCTAGCAAGAGCAGCCTGTCACTGTTAAAGACGGTTATAGGAGAGGTGAGCGGTAAGATTGGCTTGAAAAGTTCAGGGGTAGCAGCGGATCGGCTTCTCGAGGCAAGGGTCATTCCAGTAGAGAAAAGAGAAACGAATTCTCCTGAACACTTGATTTTTGTTGGCAGGTCGCAGAAGAATGATGTGGTCTTGTTGAACAAAATGGTTTCCAAATTACACGCCTATTTTGCCAGGATACCTGGGCGAGACAGCTTCCAGGTAGTTGATATGAATTCTACTAACGGCACTTTTGTAAATGGCCAGAGAGTGATGCCTTCAGTAAAGACCACCCTCGAAGACGAAGATGAGATTGCCTTCGGACCAGAGACAAGGATGAGTTTTTTTTCTGCTGCAGCTTTCTGTGAACTCCTGCAGCGGCTCGCCTGA
- a CDS encoding queuosine salvage family protein, with amino-acid sequence MPHLPVLPSTLKVVAQSRLVQTGVERVQHFVADRPLLKIPPLQPGPPPYHYYDGTAVTAQWLFVLDTLNHCFWPRKGKQLWEIEYQNRRLSGYWALAASLKRAMEEGITIHRATTLVNLDRQTLQHVFRGRGEIPLLDARLENLQQAGRILIERFQGNFVHLIEEAARSAVALTLLLVQHFPSFNDVAAYRDNRVYFYKRAQLLALDLWSTFSGEFPGQFADLDQLTAFADYKLPQVLRHLHLIEYTPELAAKVDNLVPISPGSEAEVEIRAATIWVVEWLRRELASRGHKVISAQIDNWLWHLGQQQRFRQRPYHRTLTIFY; translated from the coding sequence TTGCCCCACCTGCCAGTGCTGCCGTCCACACTGAAAGTAGTTGCCCAGAGTAGACTCGTACAGACCGGTGTAGAAAGAGTACAGCATTTCGTTGCAGACCGGCCTCTATTGAAGATCCCCCCGCTGCAGCCTGGTCCTCCACCTTATCATTACTACGATGGCACCGCCGTCACCGCCCAGTGGCTTTTTGTCCTCGACACTCTGAACCATTGCTTCTGGCCCCGGAAAGGAAAACAACTATGGGAGATCGAATACCAGAACAGGCGGCTCTCAGGCTACTGGGCCCTTGCGGCCAGTTTGAAACGAGCCATGGAAGAGGGTATCACGATCCACAGGGCAACTACACTTGTCAATTTGGATCGGCAGACCCTGCAGCATGTGTTTCGAGGCCGCGGGGAAATTCCCCTCCTGGACGCCCGCCTGGAAAATCTGCAGCAGGCTGGCCGTATCCTCATAGAACGGTTTCAGGGGAATTTTGTTCACCTTATCGAGGAAGCCGCCCGCTCTGCCGTGGCCCTCACGCTTCTGCTGGTCCAGCATTTCCCAAGCTTCAATGACGTAGCCGCCTACCGTGACAACAGAGTATACTTCTATAAACGAGCCCAGCTGCTGGCTCTAGACCTCTGGTCTACCTTTTCTGGAGAGTTCCCGGGTCAATTTGCTGACCTCGACCAGTTGACCGCCTTTGCCGACTATAAACTCCCGCAGGTGCTGAGGCATCTCCACCTCATAGAATACACCCCAGAACTGGCAGCAAAGGTAGACAACCTTGTGCCCATCAGTCCAGGGAGCGAGGCGGAAGTGGAAATACGGGCTGCCACAATCTGGGTAGTTGAATGGCTTCGTAGAGAACTCGCCTCCAGGGGCCACAAGGTAATCTCTGCCCAAATAGACAATTGGCTCTGGCATCTGGGCCAGCAACAGAGGTTTCGGCAGCGTCCCTACCATAGAACGCTGACAATCTTTTACTGA
- a CDS encoding cyclic nucleotide-binding domain-containing protein produces MTTPIDLVYVRDEESYSDGEVIFEEGGFSDWLYIILEGQVKITKNTPKGQVTTARLRQGDFLGEIEFLDPGKQPRAATATAIGEVRLGVMDRDKLQREYESLSPAFRKIIRSLARRSRRTALIAARLAIS; encoded by the coding sequence ATGACGACACCTATAGACCTTGTATATGTCCGCGACGAGGAATCGTACTCTGACGGCGAGGTTATTTTTGAGGAGGGCGGCTTCAGCGATTGGCTCTACATAATTCTGGAAGGCCAGGTGAAAATTACCAAGAACACCCCCAAGGGCCAGGTAACCACAGCGAGGTTGCGACAAGGAGATTTTCTAGGAGAGATCGAATTTCTCGACCCTGGCAAACAGCCCAGGGCCGCTACTGCAACAGCTATTGGTGAAGTGCGACTGGGAGTCATGGATCGAGACAAACTCCAGCGTGAATACGAGTCCCTTTCGCCAGCCTTCCGCAAGATCATCAGAAGCCTCGCCAGGAGGAGTCGTCGGACTGCCCTGATCGCTGCCAGACTTGCCATCTCGTGA
- the thrC gene encoding threonine synthase → MRFAEFPDDIKPYLLPKYKGDLIYRCLDCSCSFNIQELLYTCPECGSVLLLEDRQWHSLKEVPGQLWQRLFDYRRMLNIPALKGIFLYHELIAPVIPAEDVIYLGEGHTPLVQANNPLRQWLGMDFYFKNDGQNPSASFKDRGMACALSYLNHLIRTRGLSEVLAVCASTGDTSAAAALYSSYLSGLVKSAVLLPAGKVTPQQLSQPLGSGARVFEIPGVFDDCMKVVEYLAEHYQVALLNSKNAWRILGQESYSFEIAQDFDYDLAEKVVVVPIGNAGNITAVLGGFIKLFDLGIIDTLPKIIGVQSEHADPVYRYYLESDPDKRVFRPVTVRPSVAQAAMIGNPVSMPRVIRLVERYEELSKGAAVFVVQVSEQEIMDWQLTANRNGHIACTQGGECLAGLRRARAAGLVDSREIAVLDATAHALKFAEFQERYFAGSLDPAYEISSKRELQNTPQLVTAPGIQRFPRAGRPLEPGEFQRFVEATALEIARKLGLEEKSAG, encoded by the coding sequence ATGCGTTTTGCTGAATTTCCTGATGATATAAAACCCTACCTGCTGCCCAAGTACAAAGGTGACCTCATATATCGCTGCCTGGACTGCAGTTGTTCATTCAATATTCAAGAGCTGCTCTACACCTGTCCAGAATGCGGCAGTGTGCTGTTGCTCGAGGATCGCCAGTGGCACAGCCTCAAGGAGGTTCCCGGACAATTGTGGCAGCGGCTGTTCGACTATCGCAGAATGCTGAACATCCCGGCGCTAAAGGGGATATTTCTCTATCACGAATTGATTGCCCCGGTTATACCTGCTGAAGACGTTATCTATTTAGGTGAAGGCCACACACCACTGGTGCAGGCTAATAATCCATTGAGGCAGTGGCTCGGTATGGATTTTTACTTCAAGAACGACGGTCAGAATCCCAGTGCCTCGTTCAAGGACCGCGGCATGGCCTGTGCTCTCAGTTATCTCAACCACCTCATACGCACTCGAGGTCTGAGTGAAGTGCTTGCTGTCTGCGCCTCAACAGGCGACACCTCAGCTGCTGCTGCTCTTTACTCGTCTTATCTCAGTGGACTGGTCAAGTCAGCGGTGCTGCTGCCTGCAGGTAAAGTCACCCCACAGCAACTATCGCAGCCTCTCGGCAGTGGTGCTCGGGTATTCGAGATTCCGGGAGTTTTTGATGACTGCATGAAAGTTGTGGAATACCTGGCGGAGCACTACCAGGTGGCGCTCCTCAATTCGAAAAATGCCTGGCGTATACTTGGTCAGGAATCCTATTCCTTTGAGATTGCTCAGGATTTTGATTATGATCTTGCCGAGAAGGTGGTGGTAGTACCCATCGGCAACGCCGGAAATATCACGGCGGTGCTCGGAGGCTTCATCAAGCTGTTTGATCTTGGCATCATTGACACCCTGCCTAAAATAATAGGGGTGCAATCAGAGCATGCGGACCCGGTATACAGGTACTACCTAGAGTCAGATCCGGACAAGAGAGTGTTTCGTCCGGTAACTGTCCGCCCCAGTGTGGCTCAGGCTGCCATGATTGGCAATCCGGTTTCCATGCCCAGGGTAATCCGTCTGGTAGAAAGGTATGAAGAGCTGAGCAAAGGAGCAGCTGTTTTTGTGGTTCAGGTAAGTGAACAGGAGATCATGGACTGGCAGCTTACTGCCAACCGCAATGGGCACATTGCCTGTACCCAGGGGGGGGAATGTCTGGCGGGGCTTCGCCGAGCCAGGGCCGCTGGCTTGGTCGACTCGAGGGAGATCGCTGTACTGGATGCCACCGCTCATGCCCTGAAGTTTGCAGAGTTTCAGGAGAGATATTTTGCAGGAAGTTTGGACCCCGCCTATGAGATCAGCAGCAAGAGAGAACTGCAAAATACACCCCAGCTTGTCACTGCGCCAGGGATTCAGCGTTTTCCTCGAGCTGGACGTCCTTTGGAGCCCGGGGAATTTCAACGCTTCGTAGAGGCTACTGCCCTGGAAATTGCCCGGAAGCTCGGGCTGGAGGAAAAGAGCGCAGGCTGA
- a CDS encoding gamma carbonic anhydrase family protein, with product MNLSYQGMQPQIDPSVYVAPGAAIVGDVVIGRDSSIWFGTVVRADVHYIRIGTRTNIQDLCVLHVTGGTYPLVMGHGITVGHRAIVHGCTVGDGCLIGMGAVLLDGCQIGSEAIVAAGSVVAEGSMIPAGTLAMGVPARPRREVSEKELQRARYAAEHYVELAKIYRKEHGSGA from the coding sequence ATGAATCTTTCGTACCAGGGTATGCAGCCGCAGATCGATCCCAGCGTGTATGTTGCTCCTGGAGCAGCAATCGTTGGAGATGTAGTAATTGGCAGGGACTCGAGCATCTGGTTTGGCACTGTGGTGCGAGCGGATGTGCATTATATTCGCATTGGCACCAGAACGAACATTCAGGACCTGTGCGTACTTCATGTCACTGGCGGCACCTACCCGCTTGTTATGGGCCACGGTATAACTGTGGGGCACCGAGCTATTGTGCACGGCTGCACTGTTGGTGACGGTTGTCTCATTGGCATGGGTGCAGTACTGCTAGATGGATGTCAGATAGGTTCTGAGGCCATTGTTGCTGCTGGTTCTGTGGTTGCAGAGGGCAGCATGATTCCGGCAGGCACCCTTGCTATGGGTGTTCCAGCGCGCCCCCGCCGAGAAGTGTCTGAAAAGGAATTGCAAAGAGCCCGCTACGCAGCTGAACACTATGTGGAACTGGCCAAAATCTATCGAAAGGAACATGGCAGCGGGGCGTAG